From the Trueperaceae bacterium genome, the window TCCCGTCAAGCGCGAGCGTAGCGCGCTTTGCTTACCGCCCGGGGGCGACACGGTTTCGACGGGGCTCGTCCAAGGGTGAGGTTGCGCGTCGCGGAGGCAGCTGGCCGCGTCAACAAGCTGCCACGCCATTAACTGGCAACAATAACTACGCTCTGGCTGCTTAATCGCAGTTAGCGTTCCCCGGAAGCCCCGCCCATGGCTCGCCGGACCGAACGTCCTGAAGTGGGCTGGCCCTAGGGTTCGGACGTTGGCCCGAAGGCGAGACTTATGACGTCTAAGCGCTGAGCAGCGCCGGCCGAAGAGCCAGCCCAGCGCCGACAACCGATCCTCGGCTACACGCGTAGACGCCCACCTGAGGGGGTTCCGGACGCGGGTTCGACTCCCGCCGCCTCCACCAGACAGCGAAGCCCGCGGCCCGACACGAGGCCGCGGGCTTCGCCATGGGCCGCGCGTCCGGCATGGCCGGTGCGCGAGGGCCCGGGCCTCCCCTCAACCGTCCAGCAGCCGCCGTTCGAGCAGCGCCTGGAACGAGCGTCGCACGGGCGCCAGCAGGACGACCAGCACCCGCTCCGCGCTCGGCCTGAAGACGACGCGCAGCCCCTCGTCCGTCACGACTTGGCGCTCGGCGCGCCGGCCCAGTTGCCGGAGCTCCGGCACCGTCTCCTCGCGCGTGGTGCCCTCCGCCAACGTCCGCATGACGACCTCTATTCGGTCCAGTATTCGGGTCGCCTCGGTCGCGCCTCCGCGGGCGTAGGCTGCCGCGTACCACTCGTCGAGGTCGCGGGCCGCGCCGTCGGTGAGCATCACGGGCCTCATCGTCCGACCCTCTCGAGAGCCGCCTGGAGCGTCGAGACCATCACCCGTCCAACCGGTAGGCGGCGATGGCGTCGGCCGCCGACTCGAGCATCCCTTCCTCGGCCTGCCTGTCCGCCAACGACAGCAGCTTGAGGAGGGCGGCGGTCTCATGGAGCTGGTCGTAGCTCGCGATGTCGAGGATAACGGCCTTCGCCTCGCCGTTCTGCGTGATGACAAGCGGCTCCTGGTCGTCGACGAGCTCGCGCAGCAGCTCCGCCGCGTGAGCCTTGAGGTAGCTGATGGAGCGAACACGATCCGTTAGGCGCATGGTACGAATCTAGACCGTATTCGGGTCCAAGCGCAACCTTCGCCGCGCGGACGGATGCTACGCTCGCCGCAAGAACGACCATACGTTGGGAGGGCCACATGGCCGAGGTAGTCCTGGAGCACGTCTACAAGAGGTTCGGCAACGTCACCGCCGTCTCGGACTTCAACCTGCACATCGCGGACGAGGAGTTCATGGTCTTCGTCGGGCCGTCCGGTTGCGGCAAGACGACCACCCTGCGCATGATCGCGGGCCTGGAGGAGATCTCCGAGGGCACGTGTCGCATCGGCGACCGCATCGTCAACGACGTCCCGCCCAAGGACCGCGACATCGCCATGGTGTTCCAGAACTACGCCCTGTACCCGCACATGAACGTGTACCAGAACATGTCGTTCGGCCTGCGGCTCAGGCACACCCCCAAGCCCGAGATCGACAAGCGCGTCAGGGAGGCCGCGGGCATCCTGCAGATCGAGCACCTCCTCGAGCGCCGGCCCCGCGAGCTCTCCGGCGGCCAGCGCCAGCGCGTGGCCCTCGGCCGCGCCATCGTGCGCGAGCCCAAGGTCTTCCTCATGGACGAGCCGCTCTCGAACCTCGACGCCAAGCTGCGCGTCGAGATGCGCGCCAGCATCACGAAGCTCCACCAGCGCCTCGGCGTCACGACCGTGTACGTCACCCACGACCAGGTGGAGGCCATGACGATGGGCACGCGCATCGTCGTCATGAAGGACGGCTACATCCAGCAGGTCGACAGCCCCATCCACCTGTACGACCGCCCCGTCAACAAGTTCGTCGCCGGGTTCATCGGCTCGCCGGCCATGAACTTCATGGTCGGCACCGTCCAGGACGGCCGCCTCAAGAGCCCGCAGTTCGACCTCAAGCCCAACGGCGAGCTCGCCGCCAAGCTGGCC encodes:
- a CDS encoding type II toxin-antitoxin system RelE/ParE family toxin encodes the protein MLTDGAARDLDEWYAAAYARGGATEATRILDRIEVVMRTLAEGTTREETVPELRQLGRRAERQVVTDEGLRVVFRPSAERVLVVLLAPVRRSFQALLERRLLDG
- a CDS encoding type II toxin-antitoxin system Phd/YefM family antitoxin, translating into MRLTDRVRSISYLKAHAAELLRELVDDQEPLVITQNGEAKAVILDIASYDQLHETAALLKLLSLADRQAEEGMLESAADAIAAYRLDG
- a CDS encoding ABC transporter ATP-binding protein translates to MAEVVLEHVYKRFGNVTAVSDFNLHIADEEFMVFVGPSGCGKTTTLRMIAGLEEISEGTCRIGDRIVNDVPPKDRDIAMVFQNYALYPHMNVYQNMSFGLRLRHTPKPEIDKRVREAAGILQIEHLLERRPRELSGGQRQRVALGRAIVREPKVFLMDEPLSNLDAKLRVEMRASITKLHQRLGVTTVYVTHDQVEAMTMGTRIVVMKDGYIQQVDSPIHLYDRPVNKFVAGFIGSPAMNFMVGTVQDGRLKSPQFDLKPNGELAAKLAPYNGKKVYVGIRPEAIDLKGFTDIPEGDNIIRATVDVVEPLGAETHIIASVGGDQSVVARVDAHANVKPGDSVELLARLDSLHAFDMENEKNIRFS